The genomic region TACTGCGGCATACTTCTACGCCGGGTAGCGGGGGGAGAACCTCCAAAGCGTGAGAGACCACGCCGGGGAGGGAATCAACAATCTTAATTGACGGCGCAGCGCATTCGGTAAAAATATCTGCAAGATGCAGAAAATGCGTACATGCCAGTACAATCGTATCGACACCGGCATCTTTAAACTGCCGGATTGCAGGCATTACCGCCTTCCGTTTTTCTTCATCAGGAGCGGTAATGAGGCCGTTTTCAATTTTTGCAACTAATTCGGGATCAGCTCGTTTTTCGATCGTGCACCTTGCAGCAAATGATTCAATGAGGTTATCAAGATACGGGTCGTTGATTGTCCGCGCTGTGGCGATAATCCCGATTCGCTTATTAACACTGACTTCCGCCGCAACCTTTACCGCCGGTACGGTACCGACAAAGGGAATGGAAAAATGTTTGCGCAGCGCATCGAGGGCGGCGGTTGACATAGTATTGCACACAACAATAATCATTGCGGGATTCAACCGGTCTATTATTTTTTCCGTAACATCGAGGGCATACTTAATCACTTCCTCCCGCGTTTTTTCTCCGTAGGGAAAATGTTCCAAATCCGCTACATACGCAGCCGATGCTTGCGGTGCTTTTTTATGAAAGTACCGGAAGTATGGCAAGCCGCCTATCCCCGAATCTAAAAAAACATACTTTTTGTGCATTTAATGTAACACCTCGTAAAATAAATTCATAATGCGAAACTCATGATTTTATAATTAAGGATTATAAATTATGCACTATTCTTGAGCAAGGTGCATAGAATACAACGGATGCTCCTGTTATAATAAACGCCGTGAAAAACCTTGTTCGGCTCTTTTCATATTTAAAAGGATTCCGTCTCTTATATCTGCTTGCGCTCATGTTTGCGTTGCTTGCTCAGATTGCCGCAGCTTTGCAGCCGGGCTTAATCAAAATCACTGTTGATTCGGTGTTGGGCAATGAACCGCTTACGCATACAGCCCTTGAACGGCTCGTTGCACTTTTCGGAGTGGCTGCAAAGGGGACAAACGGACTGCTTATTATGACCGCTCTCATTCTTGCATTTGCGATATGCCGCAGTATATTTACGTTTTTGCAGATGAATACGGCAAATGCAGCAACCGAGCGGGTTATTCAAAATGTACGGAACCGGTTGTATAATCATATTCAGCTATTACCATACACATATCACGCAAATGCAAAAACGGGCAATCTTATCCAACGCTGTACCTCCGATGTAGATACTATCCGCATTGCATTGTCTTCTCAGATC from Treponema vincentii harbors:
- the murI gene encoding glutamate racemase, with the translated sequence MHKKYVFLDSGIGGLPYFRYFHKKAPQASAAYVADLEHFPYGEKTREEVIKYALDVTEKIIDRLNPAMIIVVCNTMSTAALDALRKHFSIPFVGTVPAVKVAAEVSVNKRIGIIATARTINDPYLDNLIESFAARCTIEKRADPELVAKIENGLITAPDEEKRKAVMPAIRQFKDAGVDTIVLACTHFLHLADIFTECAAPSIKIVDSLPGVVSHALEVLPPLPGVEVCRSSCYVTGEITDRIDRLYRGYCELFDLDWKGEL